A genome region from Triticum aestivum cultivar Chinese Spring chromosome 2B, IWGSC CS RefSeq v2.1, whole genome shotgun sequence includes the following:
- the LOC123046855 gene encoding putative disease resistance RPP13-like protein 3 isoform X1, producing MAETAITAVLSKFGELAASEAKLLAQVGDDMMLLRDRLEWLQAFIRDADRKRRSGTDGLTRVWVRQTRDVAFQVEDALDEFFHEVDLESQGYQGLIKWCKYLTGFWTQIIVRHGLSSRLKRIKSRLEQISENQKEYKIEHTSLAALTSSTTAIAAWRDDRASAIGLDEHVKTIEGMLFREDHPEPMFISIFGESGVGKSTLISVLGDKIHENFDLIFGYPVVPDSSTEDLLREIYRRIAEHCTEEEKANCGESREAIHTPGKIRRLLANKKYLMILSGISSKTMLNCVRASLPVGNTGSSVVLVLDSEYEEVAWHANSMNKDGVNKIHLLSRLDEKQSGQLFRSRAFRKQEYSESEHMGIYDRIMSHWRSFRKEESNEEGNTRMYDKIVYDITGGYPLAIVVLAGLLRFKEKPGQWEAVLQQLRPGPGTEEKQDSRGNQITEDVQGKCIEWQTGPATQANTSTTTTIERVFWASFEDLPNDLKSCFLYFAAFPKNIVQYASQMVQMWMAEGFIKPQKGKSMEELGHDYLKEMVLRCLVQIEDTNAAGGIEGVRVQRNLHGFLHSEAREAGFVEVHDMHDAFVPSSVRRLSFMSFGGRYTTVTNKFPKLRSFICRVEEEDEQSDDSQGVDMKHRWHDMRFLRRSKFMRLISLKGLRLNKLPDDIGCMVHQRYLRVDSKDLKDLPSSMKRLTNLQTLDIRGTQVEEIHISLWTMKTLRHVLADNLKLPPVQVFPIRKELDELQTVHGVKPHHQGEWDQLNCPLLKMTKLRSLELQGLEDAKHGAALKAALGRMHLLGHLKLKGDEIPPCVFTEQGLQYLQTVELEGPVQWPPADAFNELRIPRPNLVQLSLTDTNDAPQDIQEELRKAGFNRSTSRLRTVYRLPYR from the exons ATGGCGGAGACTGCGATCACGGCTGTGCTCTCCAAGTTCGGGGAGCTCGCGGCGAGTGAGGCCAAGTTGCTGGCTCAGGTGGGGGACGACATGATGCTGCTGCGCGACCGGCTGGAGTGGCTTCAGGCCTTCATCCGCGACGCCGACCGGAAGCGCCGGAGTGGCACCGACGGGCTCACCCGCGTCTGGGTGCGCCAAACACGCGATGTCGCCTTCCAAGTCGAGGACGCGCTCGATGAGTTCTTCCACGAG GTTGATCTAGAAAGCCAGGGTTACCAAGGCTTGATAAAATGGTGCAAATACTTGACGGGCTTCTGGACTCAAATCATTGTCCGGCATGGATTGTCTAGTCGACTTAAAAGAATTAAGAGCAGGCTGGAGCAAATTTCGGAGAACCAAAAGGAATACAAGATCGAGCATACATCATTAGCGGCGTTGACATCTTCCACGACAGCCATTGCGGCATG GCGGGATGATCGTGCAAGCGCCATAGGGCTTGACGAACATGTGAAGACTATTGAGGGAATGCTGTTTCGTGAGGATCATCCAGAGCCAATGTTCATCTCCATATTTGGAGAGAGTGGTGTCGGAAAGAGCACACTCATATCTGTTCTTGGCGACAAAATTCATGAAAACTTTGACCTTATATTTGGGTACCCCGTCGTACCAGATTCGAGCACGGAAGATCTTCTCCGGGAAATCTACCGGAGAATAGCAGAACATTGCACAGAAGAAGAAAAAGCAAACTGTGGTGAGTCAAGGGAAGCCATTCATACCCCTGGCAAGATCCGTCGCTTACTAGCGAATAAAAAGTACCTGATGATTCTTAGTGGGATATCCTCAAAAACCATGCTCAACTGTGTGAGAGCGAGCCTTCCAGTTGGCAATACTGGTAGCAGTGTGGTACTCGTATTGGATAGTGAGTACGAAGAAGTAGCATGGCATGCTAATAGCATGAACAAAGACGGTGTCAACAAAATCCACCTGTTGAGCCGTCTAGATGAAAAACAGAGCGGACAGTTGTTCCGTTCGAGGGCCTTCAGGAAACAAGAATACAGTGAGAGTGAACACATGGGCATATACGACAGGATCATGTCGCACTGGAGGTCCTTCAGGAAAGAAGAGTCCAACGAAGAGGGAAACACGAGGATGTATGACAAGATCGTTTACGATATAACAGGGGGTTACCCTCTGGCTATAGTGGTTCTCGCTGGACTGCTCCGATTCAAAGAGAAGCCAGGGCAGTGGGAAGCAGTGCTGCAACAGCTTAGGCCTGGACCAGGAACGGAGGAGAAACAGGACAGCAGAGGCAACCAGATAACTGAAGATGTACAGGGGAAGTGTATCGAGTGGCAGACAGGCCCTGCAACACAAGCTAACACGTCCACAACAACGACGATTGAGAGGGTCTTCTGGGCAAGCTTTGAAGACCTTCCCAACGACCTTAAGTCATGCTTCCTCTACTTTGCGGCTTTCCCCAAGAACATTGTTCAGTACGCCAGTCAGATGGTGCAGATGTGGATGGCGGAGGGTTTCATCAAGCCACAGAAGGGCAAGAGTATGGAGGAGCTGGGTCATGACTACCTCAAGGAAATGGTCTTGAGATGCCTTGTTCAAATTGAAGATACGAATGCCGCCGGTGGCATAGAGGGGGTCAGGGTTCAGAGGAACCTCCACGGGTTCCTGCATTCAGAGGCTCGCGAGGCTGGCTTCGTCGAGGTCCATGACATGCATGATGCCTTTGTTCCATCGTCGGTGCGCCGCCTCTCTTTCATGAGCTTTGGTGGTAGGTATACCACGGTCACCAACAAATTCCCTAAGCTGCGTTCCTTCATATGTCGGgtcgaggaggaagatgagcagaGCGATGACAGCCAAGGTGTGGACATGAAGCATCGTTGGCATGACATGAGGTTTCTGCGCAGGTCCAAGTTCATGCGCCTCATCTCCTTAAAGGGACTGAGACTTAACAAGTTGCCTGATGACATTGGCTGCATGGTCCACCAGCGGTACCTTCGTGTTGACAGCAAAGACCTTAAGGATCTCCCGTCCAGCATGAAGAGGCTGACCAATCTGCAGACACTGGACATAAGGGGCACTCAGGTGGAGGAGATTCACATTTCCTTGTGGACGATGAAGACACTGCGGCATGTGCTCGCAGACAACCTCAAGCTTCCACCCGTCCAGGTCTTTCCCATCAGAAAAGAACTGGATGAGCTGCAGACAGTGCATGGTGTGAAGCCCCACCACCAAGGGGAATGGGACCAGCTCAACTGCCCGCTGCTCAAGATGACAAAGCTCCGGTCGCTGGAGCTGCAAGGCTTGGAGGATGCTAAGCACGGGGCCGCACTCAAGGCTGCTCTCGGGAGGATGCATCTCCTTGGCCACTTGAAGCTGAAAGGCGACGAGATCCCTCCGTGTGTCTTCACTGAGCAGGGCCTTCAGTATCTTCAGACGGTGGAGCTGGAGGGTCCGGTGCAATGGCCGCCTGCCGACGCGTTTAATGAGCTTCGCATCCCCCGACCAAACCTTGTTCAGCTCAGCCTCACGGATACGAATGATGCGCCGCAAGACATCCAAGAGGAACTCAGAAAGGCAGGCTTTAACCGCTCCACATCCAGGCTCAGGACAGTTTATCGGCTTCCGTACCGATAA
- the LOC123046857 gene encoding histone-lysine N-methyltransferase ATXR2 has translation MARSGRRSGASPCDLDREFAPQIAQLLAAPPPQSAQEYYEELIQSKKHDGIRVNYKGNHGKGVCANKDFAEGDLILKDQILVGAQHSLNKIDCVVCSYCFRFIGSVEFQIGHRLYFQSIASSIGCSSERHCHGSDVGSSTCSSGVTKEKSSTLPEEVIESLITGDVSLPFSDHFALPEIVACQGCEEERYCSQSCADSDWESYHSLLCAGPNTEPPRRSALHKFVEHANETNDIFLVAAKAITFTMLRYKKLKRQNDFQNKSAESNFSLLMEAWKPLSMGFKKRWWDYVALPEDVDASDEDSFRQEIRDLAFTSLKLLKDAIFDAECAPLFSLEVYGHIIGMFELNNLDLVVASPVEDYFIHIDDLPDDKKEEAEKATAPLLDALDDDYAVPCDGTAFFPLQSCMNHSCCPNAKAFKRDEDNDGHAVIIALGPISKGEEITISYIDEDLPYEERQAELADYGFTCTCSKCQEEKPN, from the exons ATGGCTCGGAGCGGCAGACGCAGCGGCGCCAGCCCGTGCGACCTGGACAGGGAGTTCGCCCCCCAGATCGCCCAgctcctcgccgccccgcctccCCAGTCCGCCCAG GAATACTATGAGGAGCTCATACAGTCCAAGAAACATGACGGCATAAGAGTCAACTACAAAGGCAATCATGGGAAAG GTGTTTGTGCAAACAAGGATTTTGCTGAAGGAGACCTTATTCTGAAGGATCAAATATTGGTTGGTGCACAACACAGTCTTAACAAG ATTGACTGCGTCGTGTGTAGTTATTGCTTCCGCTTCATTGGTTCTGTAGAGTTCCAGATTGGACATAGACTGTATTTTCAAAGCATTGCTTCAAGCATTGGCTGCAGCAGTGAGAGGCACTGTCATGGAAGTGATGTGGGATCAAGCACTTGCTCTTCTGGTGTAACAAAGGAAAAGAGTAGTACTTTGCCAGAAGAGGTCATAGAATCACTTATAACAGGCGATGTGTCACTGCCTTTCTCAGACCACTTCGCTTTACCAGAAATTGTTGCTTGTCAAGGATGCGAGGAAGAACGCTACTGCAG CCAATCATGTGCAGATTCTGACTGGGAATCCTACCATTCTTTGCTCTGTGCTGGCCCCAACACTGAACCACCCCGAAGATCTGCTCTTCACAAATTTGTAGAGCATGCTAATG AAACCAATGATATTTTCTTGGTTGCCGCCAAG GCtatcactttcaccatgttgaggTACAAGAAACTCAAAAGACAGAATGACTTCCAAAACAAATCAGCTGAATCAAACTTTTCTTTGCTTATGGAAGCCTGGAAACCACTTTCTATGGGCTTCAAAAAGAG ATGGTGGGATTATGTTGCTTTGCCTGAGGATGTTGATGCTTCCGATGAAGATTCATTTAGACAGGAAATAAGGGATCTAGCATTTACG TCACTAAAGCTTCTCAAGGATGCGATCTTCGATGCTGAGTGTGCACCAT TGTTTTCCCTTGAGGTGTATGGCCATATAATTGGCATGTTTGAGCTGAACAATCT TGATTTGGTCGTTGCATCGCCTGTTGAAGACTATTTCATACACATTGATGATCTTCCAGATGATAAGAAG GAGGAAGCTGAGAAGGCCACAGCGCCATTGCTAGATGCTTTAGATGATGACTATGCAGTTCCTTGTGATG GGACGGCGTTCTTTCCTCTTCAAAGCTGTATGAATCACTCGTGCTGTCCAAATGCTAAAGCATTTAAAAGGGATGAG GATAATGACGGTCATGCCGTGATAATCGCTCTGGGGCCTATCAGCAAGGGCGAAGAG ATCACCATCTCCTACATCGACGAGGATCTTCCGTACGAGGAGCGGCAGGCGGAGCTCGCGGACTACGGGTTCACATGTACCTGCTCCAAGTGCCAGGAGGAGAAGCCCAACTGA
- the LOC123046855 gene encoding putative disease resistance RPP13-like protein 3 isoform X2, with translation MLFREDHPEPMFISIFGESGVGKSTLISVLGDKIHENFDLIFGYPVVPDSSTEDLLREIYRRIAEHCTEEEKANCGESREAIHTPGKIRRLLANKKYLMILSGISSKTMLNCVRASLPVGNTGSSVVLVLDSEYEEVAWHANSMNKDGVNKIHLLSRLDEKQSGQLFRSRAFRKQEYSESEHMGIYDRIMSHWRSFRKEESNEEGNTRMYDKIVYDITGGYPLAIVVLAGLLRFKEKPGQWEAVLQQLRPGPGTEEKQDSRGNQITEDVQGKCIEWQTGPATQANTSTTTTIERVFWASFEDLPNDLKSCFLYFAAFPKNIVQYASQMVQMWMAEGFIKPQKGKSMEELGHDYLKEMVLRCLVQIEDTNAAGGIEGVRVQRNLHGFLHSEAREAGFVEVHDMHDAFVPSSVRRLSFMSFGGRYTTVTNKFPKLRSFICRVEEEDEQSDDSQGVDMKHRWHDMRFLRRSKFMRLISLKGLRLNKLPDDIGCMVHQRYLRVDSKDLKDLPSSMKRLTNLQTLDIRGTQVEEIHISLWTMKTLRHVLADNLKLPPVQVFPIRKELDELQTVHGVKPHHQGEWDQLNCPLLKMTKLRSLELQGLEDAKHGAALKAALGRMHLLGHLKLKGDEIPPCVFTEQGLQYLQTVELEGPVQWPPADAFNELRIPRPNLVQLSLTDTNDAPQDIQEELRKAGFNRSTSRLRTVYRLPYR, from the coding sequence ATGCTGTTTCGTGAGGATCATCCAGAGCCAATGTTCATCTCCATATTTGGAGAGAGTGGTGTCGGAAAGAGCACACTCATATCTGTTCTTGGCGACAAAATTCATGAAAACTTTGACCTTATATTTGGGTACCCCGTCGTACCAGATTCGAGCACGGAAGATCTTCTCCGGGAAATCTACCGGAGAATAGCAGAACATTGCACAGAAGAAGAAAAAGCAAACTGTGGTGAGTCAAGGGAAGCCATTCATACCCCTGGCAAGATCCGTCGCTTACTAGCGAATAAAAAGTACCTGATGATTCTTAGTGGGATATCCTCAAAAACCATGCTCAACTGTGTGAGAGCGAGCCTTCCAGTTGGCAATACTGGTAGCAGTGTGGTACTCGTATTGGATAGTGAGTACGAAGAAGTAGCATGGCATGCTAATAGCATGAACAAAGACGGTGTCAACAAAATCCACCTGTTGAGCCGTCTAGATGAAAAACAGAGCGGACAGTTGTTCCGTTCGAGGGCCTTCAGGAAACAAGAATACAGTGAGAGTGAACACATGGGCATATACGACAGGATCATGTCGCACTGGAGGTCCTTCAGGAAAGAAGAGTCCAACGAAGAGGGAAACACGAGGATGTATGACAAGATCGTTTACGATATAACAGGGGGTTACCCTCTGGCTATAGTGGTTCTCGCTGGACTGCTCCGATTCAAAGAGAAGCCAGGGCAGTGGGAAGCAGTGCTGCAACAGCTTAGGCCTGGACCAGGAACGGAGGAGAAACAGGACAGCAGAGGCAACCAGATAACTGAAGATGTACAGGGGAAGTGTATCGAGTGGCAGACAGGCCCTGCAACACAAGCTAACACGTCCACAACAACGACGATTGAGAGGGTCTTCTGGGCAAGCTTTGAAGACCTTCCCAACGACCTTAAGTCATGCTTCCTCTACTTTGCGGCTTTCCCCAAGAACATTGTTCAGTACGCCAGTCAGATGGTGCAGATGTGGATGGCGGAGGGTTTCATCAAGCCACAGAAGGGCAAGAGTATGGAGGAGCTGGGTCATGACTACCTCAAGGAAATGGTCTTGAGATGCCTTGTTCAAATTGAAGATACGAATGCCGCCGGTGGCATAGAGGGGGTCAGGGTTCAGAGGAACCTCCACGGGTTCCTGCATTCAGAGGCTCGCGAGGCTGGCTTCGTCGAGGTCCATGACATGCATGATGCCTTTGTTCCATCGTCGGTGCGCCGCCTCTCTTTCATGAGCTTTGGTGGTAGGTATACCACGGTCACCAACAAATTCCCTAAGCTGCGTTCCTTCATATGTCGGgtcgaggaggaagatgagcagaGCGATGACAGCCAAGGTGTGGACATGAAGCATCGTTGGCATGACATGAGGTTTCTGCGCAGGTCCAAGTTCATGCGCCTCATCTCCTTAAAGGGACTGAGACTTAACAAGTTGCCTGATGACATTGGCTGCATGGTCCACCAGCGGTACCTTCGTGTTGACAGCAAAGACCTTAAGGATCTCCCGTCCAGCATGAAGAGGCTGACCAATCTGCAGACACTGGACATAAGGGGCACTCAGGTGGAGGAGATTCACATTTCCTTGTGGACGATGAAGACACTGCGGCATGTGCTCGCAGACAACCTCAAGCTTCCACCCGTCCAGGTCTTTCCCATCAGAAAAGAACTGGATGAGCTGCAGACAGTGCATGGTGTGAAGCCCCACCACCAAGGGGAATGGGACCAGCTCAACTGCCCGCTGCTCAAGATGACAAAGCTCCGGTCGCTGGAGCTGCAAGGCTTGGAGGATGCTAAGCACGGGGCCGCACTCAAGGCTGCTCTCGGGAGGATGCATCTCCTTGGCCACTTGAAGCTGAAAGGCGACGAGATCCCTCCGTGTGTCTTCACTGAGCAGGGCCTTCAGTATCTTCAGACGGTGGAGCTGGAGGGTCCGGTGCAATGGCCGCCTGCCGACGCGTTTAATGAGCTTCGCATCCCCCGACCAAACCTTGTTCAGCTCAGCCTCACGGATACGAATGATGCGCCGCAAGACATCCAAGAGGAACTCAGAAAGGCAGGCTTTAACCGCTCCACATCCAGGCTCAGGACAGTTTATCGGCTTCCGTACCGATAA